Within the Micromonospora citrea genome, the region GGTGACGGCGAAGGTGGCGGTGTTGTCGACCGGGTCGACGTCGGTGAGCTCGCCGCCCCAGCCGAAGATCCCGTACAGCCGCACCGAGCCGGTGCCGAGGTCGCCCGGGCCCATCTCGGCGGGCGCCCGGAACAGCAGCGCCAGGGACCGCTCCTCACCCGGCATGAACGGCCCGCCGGCGACCGGGCAGGCGGCCGTGCACGGCTCCTGCGGCTCGCTGCCGGCGAGGCGCACCCCCGACGGCAGCGTCGGCTCCAGCCAGTAGGCGTCGTGCGCCGCGTCGCCCGCCACCCGCACGGTCACCGGCAGCCGGCCCAGCCAGCTCCCGTCCTCCTGCCGGGTCAGGGTGGCGGACCCGACCGTCAGCGACGCGTCGGTCGCGGTGTCCCAGACGTACGGCCGGGCGTCGCGCAGCGAGCCGGTGGTGGAGCGGAACAGCGTGTCGAACGCCCGGGTGTCGTTGGCCGGGTTCGCGTCACCGGTCTCGACCGTCACCCGACCGCCGGTCGCGGACATCGCGTACGCCCGCGGGGTCGTCAACACCTGGAAGTCGACCGTGAACCGACGTCGCTCGCCGGGCTGGAGCGCGCCGCCCGGCACGTAGCAGTAGATCGTCCGCACCGGCTTCGGGGCCCCGTACATGCAGGGCTCGTCCGGGTTCGTGCCGGCGAACGCGCCCGGCACCGGCTCGGTGATCGTCATGTTCACGTAGGACGCCCGCGTACCTCGGTAGGTGACGGTCACCGCCAGGCTTCCGGCGTACCCCCGGTCGGTCGGTTCGAGCACCAGCCGGCCGGTCGACACCGAGGTGTCGGCCGGGGCGGCGGCCTGCGCGGCGGGCGTCGCCGCGCCGAGCAGGGCGAGTCCCGCCCCCAGGACGCCGGCGACGAGCCGACGGGTGATGGTTCCGGTCATGTCTGTCCTCCAGATCCCCGTTGTGCCGCCCGCGGCCTCTCGCCGTCGGGCGGGTGTCACGGGACAGACACCCACGGGCCGGGAGGCGGGTTGCGCGGCGACGGCGCGGATCGGGGTCACGTAACCGACAGTGGTGCGACCGGGGCGCCGGCGGCCGAGCGCGCGGCCGGTGTCGAGCGCGCGGCTGGTGTCGAGCGACCGGTCGGCGCCGAGCGCGCGGTCGGCGTCGAGGGACCGGTCGGCGTCGAGGGACCGGTCGGCGCCGCCGGCGGCTGTGGTTGACTTGGTGCGGGGTCCGGGGAAGGGGGCGGTCGTGCAGGTGCCGGGAGTGCTCGGTGAGCCGATCCGGTTCGTGCTGAACTGGGGCCGCCGCTACTCGCTCTGGGTCTTCAACTTCGGCCTGGCCTGCTGCGCGATCGAGTTCATCGCCACCAGCATGGGCCGGCACGACTTCATCCGGCTGGGCGTGATCCCCTTCGCGCACGGCCCCCGGCAGGCCGACCTGATGGTGGTCTCCGGCACGGTCACCGACAAGATGGCCCCCGCCATCAAGCGGCTCTACGACCAGATGCCCGAGCCGAAGTACGTCATCTCGTTCGGCGCGTGCTCCAACTGCGGCGGCCCCTACTGGGACTCCTACTCGGTGACCAAGGGCGTCGACCAGCTCATCCCGGTCGACGTCTACGTGCCGGGCTGCCCGCCCCGGCCGGAGGCGCTGCTGCACGGCATCCTCCGCCTTCAGGAGAAGATCGCCGCCGAGCAGTCCGGGGTCGGCGGGGTGTCCCGGCCGGACGCGCTCGCCCCGCCGGCCGACGCCCCGCCCCGCCCGGTGGAGTCCCTCACCGCGCCACCGGTGCGTCCCCCGGCCGGCTGAACGGCGCCGGGCGACCGGCCGTGACCTCGACCGCCGAGGCGGCCGCAGGCCCCGACCGCCGAGGGCGGTCGCAGGCCCGCGGCGCGGGGCCGCGGCGTGACCGCGGCGCCCCGGAAGCGCGGCACCGGGGCGTCAGGATCCGGCGGGCCACCACGGCCTGAGCGCGGTGGGGTCGGCGACGGCGGACTCGACCTGACGACGCTCCTCCGCCGTCAGGGTCAGCTCTCGGAGGCGGGCTCCCCACTCCGCCACCCGCTCCGGCTCCCCGAGCGCCGTGGACAGCTCGATGAGCGCGGCCAGCGCCGTCGCCCGCTGCACGACGGGCGCGCTGTCGCCGTGGCGGCGCAGCCCGGAGTTCAACGCCCGGAAGGCGGCCCGGTCGTCGTTCTTGAACTCCCGCAGGATCCGCGCGTTGTCCAGGACCCGGGCCAGCCCTTCGAGTCGCTTGGAGCCGCCGTACTCCAGCTCCATCGGCTCGTCCCGCTGGATGAAGACGATCGAGTTGCCGGACGGATCCAGGACGGTGAACCGGGACGCGCCCGGCCGGTACCGGGTCATCCGAGGCAGCCCCTCGGCGAGCACCTCGCCGTACGCGCGACGCATCGCCTCGGTGAACGCCGCGTGGTAGGGCGCGACGTCGTCGACCATCACCAGGCATCCGCCGGTGTTCTCGAGCGCGGTGTCCACGTTGCCTGACGCGGCCTTGTACTGCAGCTCGAACCCGCTCCACCGGAACGCCAGGGACAGATAGGGTTTCTTCTGTTCGTAGGTCACCGCGAAGCCCAGCGCACGCCAGAAGGCCAGTGTCGCGTCGGCATCGACGCAGGGCAGCAACGGCACGACGGTCTCGGTCGGTTGAACAGGGTTCACGGGCATCGTCATCGCCTCCCGGGTTCGACGGGACGACTGTGGCAGACGATCGATCTCCGCGCACATGCAACCGTTTGCAGTCCGGTCGCGGCAGGGGCGGTGGGCCGGTCGGGCCGGCGGGTGGCGACCGAGGGTTAGCGTGCGGGCCATGACCCAGTCCGCGGACCAGCGTTCCGCCCACATCGTCCACGTGCTCACCGAGGAGTTCGGCGAGTCGATGGCGCTCGACCCGGCCGCCTTCCGGCGCAAGTTCCGCAAGATGGCCGCCTCGCCGTTCGCCTTCTACCGGGGCAGCGCCTCCCTGTTCTACGCCGACCAGCTCGGCGACTTCGCCGACGACCGGTTCCTCGACGACCGGACCAGCCGGGTGTGGATCCACGGCGACCTGCACGCGGAGAACTTCGGCACGTACATGAACGCGTCCGGGCGGCTGGTGTTCAACGTCAACGACTTCGACGAGGCGTACGTCGGGCCGTTCAGCTGGGACCTCAGGCGCCTGGCGGCCAGCGTGGCCCTGCTCGGCTACGCCAAGGCGCTCTCCGACCGGGCGATCAGCGACCTGGTCGCCGGCTTCGCCGGGTCGTACCTGACCGAACTGCGGGCGATCGCCGCGGGCGGCGACGACGCCATCGGCTCGATCACCCTGGACAACGCCGACGGCGTGCTGCGCCGGGTGCTCCAGCAGGCCCGGCTCAACACCCGGGTCGACCTGCTCGCCGCGCAGACCACCGTCGACAACCACGAGCGCCGGTTCTCCCTCGGCGACGGGGTCTTCGCGGTCGACGACGAGACCCGGGAGAAGGTCTGCGCCGCGTTCGACGACTACCTCGGCACGCTGCCGGTCTCCTCGGCGCGGCTCCGCCCGGTGGCGACCCGCATCAAGGACGTGGTGCTGCGCAAGGGCGTGGGCATCGGCTCGGCCGGGCTGCCGTCGTACAACCTGCTGCTGGAGGGGCACACCGAGGCGCTGGAGAACGACGTCGTCATCTACATGAAGCAGGCCCAGGTGCCGGCGGTGGCCCGGCACATCGCCGACGAGGCGATCGCCGGCTACTTCCGGCACCAGGGGCACCGCACCGCCGAGTCGCAGCGGGCGCTCCAGGCGCACGCCGACCCGTGGCTGGGCTTCACCGAGCTGGACGGGGTCGGTCAGCTCGTCGCCGAGGTCTCCCCGTACGCGGCCGACCTGGACTGGGCCGAGGTGAACGAGCCGGAGGAACTGGCCGGGGTGCTGGCCGACCTGGGCCGGGCGGTCGCCCGGATGCACTCGGTCGCCGACGACGAGTCGAGCCACGACCTCGTGGACCACTCCACCGAGGAGGCGATCGTGGCGGCGGTGGACGCCGACGAGGCGGGCTTCGTGGCCCACCTGGTCGACTTCGCCCACGCGTACGGGGTGCGGACCCGACAGGACCACCAGCTCTTCGTCGACCTGTTCCGCAACGGCCGGCTGCCCGGCCTCTGACCCGAGGTCAGGAGCCGAAGTCCAGCACCACCTTGATGTCGTCCGGCTCGGGGGCGTACGCCCGCGCGTACGCCTCCACCGGCACCCGGCGGGTGATCAGCGAGCCGAGCCACGACTGGTCGGCCCGGGTCAGCGCCTCGGCGGCCAGGTCCCAGTGCCGCCGGTTGGCGTTGACGGAACCGAACACGACGTTGTTCTCCAGCACCAGGGAACGGTTGAGGGCGCCCGCGTCGAAGTCGATGGTCCGCCCGCCGCTGGAGACCCCGGTGAGGCAGACGATGCCGGTCGGGCCGGCCTTGCACATCACGTCGAGGACGACGGCCGGCGCCCCGGTGCACTCCAGCACCACGTCCGGCTCGAAGTCCAGCTCGCTGACCGGCACGGTGTGGTAGGTCGCTCCGAGCGCCCGGACCAGCTCCGGCTTCGGCCCGGTGGTGTTGCGGTCCAGCACGTGCACGGCGAGCCCGCGCTGCGTCGCCAGCAGCGCCGCCAGCAGGCCGATCGGCCCGGCGCCGGTGACCAGCACGGTCTGCGGCTGCCACTCGGCACGGGCGCCGATCCGCTCGATGTGGTCCCACGCCTTGGCCACCACGCTGGCCGGCTCCAGCAGCATGCCGACCGGGGCGAGGGCCCGGTCCAGCCCGACGGCGAACCGGGGTTGCAGCCGCCACCGGTCCCGGGCGAAGCCGGGCAACGCCTTGATGCCGTGCTCGGTGAACCGCCCGTTGCGGCACATGTCCCACTCGCCGACCGCGCAGTTCGGGCAGGGCACCGGGTCGGGGTGCCGGACGATCCCGGCCACCAGGTCGCCGGGTTGCAGGGTGCCCGACGGGTCCTCCAGCACCCGGCCCAGCGACTCGTGCCCCAGCACCAGCCGGTCCACGCCGGGCGGCGCCTCGCCGTAGTGGCCAGCGATGATCTCGTGGTCGGTGCCGCAGATCCCGACCGACAGCGCCTCGACCAGGATCGCGCCCTCCTCGGGCGGCGGCTCGGGATGGTCCTCCACGAGCCGCAGGGAGTCGGCGACACCCGGGGTGACAGTCACAGCGCGCACGACCTCATCTTTCCCCGCCGCCCCGCCCACCGCCCGGCGAACCGGCCAGATGACGCGACCACCCCGGGCCGGCCGGCGTACCGCTGCTCCCGTCGGCGGAAGTCGGCCGGGGCGGCGGTCACCCGCCGGCCGGCCGCGTCCCTGACCCCTGCCGGCGGAACACCTAGGATCAGCGGCATGACTCCGGAAGAGGTCGGCCAGCGGATGGTCGCGCTGCTCGCGCCCGCCGAGGCGACCCCGTCGGTCTCCGGCGGTCAGGCGCACGCCCGCGCCACCGTCGACGTACCCCTGGCGGCCTGGCCGGACGCGCTCCGCGCCGCGCGCGACGACGCGGAGCTGGCCTGCGACTTCTTCGACTGGCTCTCCGCGGTGGACGAGCTGGCGGGCGGCTTCGACGTGGTGGCGCACCTCTGGTCCACCACTCACCGGCACGGGCTGCTGCTGCGCACCCGGGTGCCCCGCGAGGCGCCGGCCGTCGCGTCGGTGGTCGACGTCTACCCGGGCGCCGCCTGGCACGAGCGGGAGACGCACGAGATGTTCGGCATCGACTTTCCCGGCCATGCCGGGCTGGCGCCGCTGCTGCTGCCGCCCGAGTTCGAGGGGCATCCGCTGCGCAAGGAGTTCGTGCTCGCCTCCCGGGTGGCCAAGCCCTGGCCGGGCGCCAAGGAGCCGGGTGAGTCCGAGGCCGGCGGGGGGCGCCGCCCGATCCGCCCGCCGGGCGTGCCCGCGCCGGGGGAGTGGGGCACCACGCCGACCCCGGCCGGCGCGGGCGGCGCCGGCGAGGGTCCGCGCGGCGGCGTCCCGGCCCGCCCCGCCCGGGAGCGGCCCGCCCGGCCGGCCCCGGGAGCCCGCCCGGCCCGGCCCGCCGGCCCGGCGGCCCCGGGCGGCGCGGCGCCCGCCGAGCCGACCGCCGCCGAGGCCGGTCCGCTGCCGGGTGCGCCCGGCGGTCGCGGCGCGGGGACCGCCCGCTCCGGTCCGCCGGCCGACCGGCCGTCGCGGGAGGGGCCGGCCGCGACCGAGCGGGCCGACGACGGAGGTACGCCCTGATGCCGCTGTGGTTGGAGCTGGTGATCCGGGTGGGCGGCGTGCTGGTCGCGTTCCTCACCCTGCCGCTGGTGGTCGGTCAGGTCGAGCACAAGGTGATGGCGCACATGCAGGGCCGGCTCGGCCCGATGTACGCGGGCGGCTTCCACGGCTGGGCCCAGCTGATCGCCGACGGCGTGAAGTTCGTGCAGAAGGAGGACGTCACGCCCCGGGAGGCGGACCGGGCCGTCTTCCGGCTCGCCCCGGTCGTCGCGCTCGTGCCCTATCTGCTGGTCCTGCTGGTGATCCCGCTCGGCCCGGACGACCTGGTCGGGCAGCCGCTGGACATCGGCCTGTTCTTCGTGCTGGCCGTCGTGGGCGTGGGCGTCGTGGCGGTGCTGATGTCGGCGTGGGCGTCGGCCAACAAGTACAGCCTCCTCGGCGGCCTGCGCGGCGCCGCCCAGCTGCTCGGCTACGAGCTGCCGCTGGTGCTGGCCGCCGCGTCGGTGGCGATGGCGGCCGGCACGCTCAGCCTCTCCGGCATCGTCGAGGCGTGGCAGCCGTGGTGGCTGCTCTGGCAGGCCCCGGCCATGGTCGTCTTCTTCCTCGCCGGGCTCGCCGAGATCCGCCGCCCGCCGTTCGACATGCCGGTCGCCGACTCGGAGCTGGTCTTCGGCTACATGACGGAGTACACGGGCCTGCGGTTCGCGTTCTTCCTGCTCGCCGAGTACGTCGGCATCGTGGTGATCGCCGCGCTCACCACCGTGCTCTTCCTCGGCGGCTGGCAGGGGCCGTTCGCCGACGCGCAGCTCGGCTGGCTGTGGACCCTGCTCAAGGTCTTCGCCGTCTCGTTCCTGATCATCTGGCTCCGGGTCTCCTATCCCCGGCTGCGCGAGGACCAGCTCCAGCGCCTCTGCTGGCTGGTGCTCGTCCCCGTCTCCCTCGGCCAGCTCGTCCTCACCGCCGCCGTCCGCGTCGCCCTGTAATCCCTCCCGTCCTCCCCGCCCTCGTCCCGCCCCCTGACTCGCGTGGATCTTGCATTTCCTGCCCCGGCACATCGGGCAAAGTGCGCGAATCGCGGGCACAAAGTGCAAGATCGCGGGGGTGGGGGGTGCGGGGGCGGGGTGGGGGTGGGTGGGTCAGGGCAGCGGGGTGTGGGCGGGGTCGACGCGTTCGGCGGGCGGGGGTGGCGGGGGCGGGGTGCCGTCGCCGAAGGGGCGGCCGCCGAGGGCCTCCCGGCCGTGCGGGGTGAGCCAGTTCGTCAGGTCCGGGCCGAGCGGCACCACGCCGGTCGGGTTGATGTCGCGGTGCACCTCGTAGTAGTGCCGCTTGATGTGGTCGAAGTCGACCGTGTCGCCGAAGCCGGGCGTCTGGAACAGGTCCCGGACGTACGCCCAGAGCACCGGCATCTCGGTCAGCTTGCTCCGGTTGCACTTGAAGTGGCCGTGGTAGACCGGGTCGAAGCGGACCAGGGTGGTGAACAGCCGGATGTCCGCCTCGGTGATGGTGTCCCCGACCAGGTAGCGCTGCCCGGCCAGCCGCTCGCCCAGCCAATCCAGCCGGTCGAAGAGCCGGTGGTACGCCTCCTCGTACGCCGCCTGGTCGCCGGCGAAGCCGCACCGGTAGACGCCGTTGTTGACGTCCCGGAAGAGCAGCGTGCTCACCTCGTCGATCTCGTCGCGCAGCCGCTCCGGGTAGAGGTCGGGCGCGCCCGCCCGGTGGTACGCCGTCCACTCGGTGGAGAGGTCGAGGCTCATCTGCCCGAAGTCGTTGGTGACCACCTGCCCGGTCGGCACGTCCACGATCGCGGGCACGGTGATGCCCCGCTCGTACCCGGGGAACCGGGCGAAGTACGCCTCGGCCAGCCGTTCGATGCCGAGCACCGGGTCGCGCCCGCCCGGGTCCAGGTCGAACGTCCAGCTCCGCTTGTCGTGGGTCGGGCCGGCCACCGCCATCGAGATCGCGTCCTCCAGCCCGAGCAGCCGGCGGACGATGATCAGCCGGTTCGCCCACGGGCAGGCGCGGCTGACCGCCAGCCGGTACCGGCCGGCCTCCACCGGCCAACCGTCCCGGGCGTCGGCGGTGATCCGGGTGGTGATGTAGCGCTGGTCCCGGGTGAACTCGCCGCCCGGCTCGACGTACTTGCCGCCGGTCCGCAGCAGCACCTCGTCGGCGCTGGTCGCCGGGCCGCCGCCCGACGTGCCGTCCTCGGTCGTGCCGTTCACGCCCCGCCCCCTCCGCCGTCGCCTTGGTCGCTCGTCCCATCATGGCGGCTCCGCCGCCCGGCGGCGCCCCGAGCGCGGACCTGCCCGCCCCGCCGACCCGCCCGCGCCGGCCTGAGCCGTCGATCTGCGCCCGCTGGCCTGGGCCCGCTGGCCTGGGCCCGCTGGCCTGGGCCCGCCGGCGCACGGGGCGGGGCGGCCGGTCGGCGGTTACGCTGCCGCGATGACCGATGTGGAGGCGGCGGCCCGACGCTTCATCGCCGACGTGTGGAACGGCGCGCGGGAGGAATCGGCGTACGAGCTGGTGTCGCCGGAGTGCCCGGGGTTGGGTGGGGCCGGCCCGGAGGCGACGCTGGCGTGGCACCGGGAACGCCGCGCCGCCTTCCCGGACCTGCGCTACAAGATCGTGGACGTGGTGGCCGCCGGGGACCGGGTGGCGGTGCACTGGCGGGCGGCGGGCACCCAGGCCGGCCAGTTCGGGCCGGTGCCGCCGACCGGGCAGGTGGTCAGCTACTCGGGGGCGACGTTCCTGCGCTTCGACGACGCCGGCCGGATCGTCGACGTGTGGAGCTGCAACGAGCTGTTCCAGCTCCTCCAGCAGCTGGGCGTCGAGATGCTCCCGCCCGCGCCCGGCGGGCTCAGCGGGACCGGGGCGTGATCCTGCTCAGCGGAATGTCGATCTCCCACGGCTCCGGGACGAGGATGCCGTCGGTCATCCGGGCCTGCTCGACGTAGACGCGCTTCGCCGGGTCGAGCTTGTGGGTGTGCACGACGATCCCCGACTCGGTCTCGATCCGCCAGAAATAGGGGATGTCGGCC harbors:
- a CDS encoding complex I subunit 1/NuoH family protein is translated as MPLWLELVIRVGGVLVAFLTLPLVVGQVEHKVMAHMQGRLGPMYAGGFHGWAQLIADGVKFVQKEDVTPREADRAVFRLAPVVALVPYLLVLLVIPLGPDDLVGQPLDIGLFFVLAVVGVGVVAVLMSAWASANKYSLLGGLRGAAQLLGYELPLVLAAASVAMAAGTLSLSGIVEAWQPWWLLWQAPAMVVFFLAGLAEIRRPPFDMPVADSELVFGYMTEYTGLRFAFFLLAEYVGIVVIAALTTVLFLGGWQGPFADAQLGWLWTLLKVFAVSFLIIWLRVSYPRLREDQLQRLCWLVLVPVSLGQLVLTAAVRVAL
- a CDS encoding DUF2252 domain-containing protein gives rise to the protein MTQSADQRSAHIVHVLTEEFGESMALDPAAFRRKFRKMAASPFAFYRGSASLFYADQLGDFADDRFLDDRTSRVWIHGDLHAENFGTYMNASGRLVFNVNDFDEAYVGPFSWDLRRLAASVALLGYAKALSDRAISDLVAGFAGSYLTELRAIAAGGDDAIGSITLDNADGVLRRVLQQARLNTRVDLLAAQTTVDNHERRFSLGDGVFAVDDETREKVCAAFDDYLGTLPVSSARLRPVATRIKDVVLRKGVGIGSAGLPSYNLLLEGHTEALENDVVIYMKQAQVPAVARHIADEAIAGYFRHQGHRTAESQRALQAHADPWLGFTELDGVGQLVAEVSPYAADLDWAEVNEPEELAGVLADLGRAVARMHSVADDESSHDLVDHSTEEAIVAAVDADEAGFVAHLVDFAHAYGVRTRQDHQLFVDLFRNGRLPGL
- a CDS encoding glucose 1-dehydrogenase, whose amino-acid sequence is MRAVTVTPGVADSLRLVEDHPEPPPEEGAILVEALSVGICGTDHEIIAGHYGEAPPGVDRLVLGHESLGRVLEDPSGTLQPGDLVAGIVRHPDPVPCPNCAVGEWDMCRNGRFTEHGIKALPGFARDRWRLQPRFAVGLDRALAPVGMLLEPASVVAKAWDHIERIGARAEWQPQTVLVTGAGPIGLLAALLATQRGLAVHVLDRNTTGPKPELVRALGATYHTVPVSELDFEPDVVLECTGAPAVVLDVMCKAGPTGIVCLTGVSSGGRTIDFDAGALNRSLVLENNVVFGSVNANRRHWDLAAEALTRADQSWLGSLITRRVPVEAYARAYAPEPDDIKVVLDFGS
- a CDS encoding ester cyclase, giving the protein MTDVEAAARRFIADVWNGAREESAYELVSPECPGLGGAGPEATLAWHRERRAAFPDLRYKIVDVVAAGDRVAVHWRAAGTQAGQFGPVPPTGQVVSYSGATFLRFDDAGRIVDVWSCNELFQLLQQLGVEMLPPAPGGLSGTGA
- a CDS encoding NADH-quinone oxidoreductase subunit B — its product is MQVPGVLGEPIRFVLNWGRRYSLWVFNFGLACCAIEFIATSMGRHDFIRLGVIPFAHGPRQADLMVVSGTVTDKMAPAIKRLYDQMPEPKYVISFGACSNCGGPYWDSYSVTKGVDQLIPVDVYVPGCPPRPEALLHGILRLQEKIAAEQSGVGGVSRPDALAPPADAPPRPVESLTAPPVRPPAG
- a CDS encoding glyoxalase gives rise to the protein MTMPVNPVQPTETVVPLLPCVDADATLAFWRALGFAVTYEQKKPYLSLAFRWSGFELQYKAASGNVDTALENTGGCLVMVDDVAPYHAAFTEAMRRAYGEVLAEGLPRMTRYRPGASRFTVLDPSGNSIVFIQRDEPMELEYGGSKRLEGLARVLDNARILREFKNDDRAAFRALNSGLRRHGDSAPVVQRATALAALIELSTALGEPERVAEWGARLRELTLTAEERRQVESAVADPTALRPWWPAGS
- a CDS encoding glutathione S-transferase family protein, with protein sequence MNGTTEDGTSGGGPATSADEVLLRTGGKYVEPGGEFTRDQRYITTRITADARDGWPVEAGRYRLAVSRACPWANRLIIVRRLLGLEDAISMAVAGPTHDKRSWTFDLDPGGRDPVLGIERLAEAYFARFPGYERGITVPAIVDVPTGQVVTNDFGQMSLDLSTEWTAYHRAGAPDLYPERLRDEIDEVSTLLFRDVNNGVYRCGFAGDQAAYEEAYHRLFDRLDWLGERLAGQRYLVGDTITEADIRLFTTLVRFDPVYHGHFKCNRSKLTEMPVLWAYVRDLFQTPGFGDTVDFDHIKRHYYEVHRDINPTGVVPLGPDLTNWLTPHGREALGGRPFGDGTPPPPPPPAERVDPAHTPLP